The following proteins are encoded in a genomic region of Alphaproteobacteria bacterium:
- a CDS encoding phage major capsid protein, producing the protein MVFQEIREKIDVLGRAWEEFKRVNDQRLTEIEQRGSADPLHLEQLDKINQTIDTYQARLQELEQYVVRPIMSAVSEFSHPHQGHPNHNGQDPASAEHKKAFHQFLRKGIDTHLSHMERKALSTQVDADGGYLVTPSMSRDVVRHLVELSPLRSICAVETISTDSLEVMEDTGEAGVGWTTETTLVTDDTPTPHWGKKIIPVHEMFAQPKATQKLLDDAAFDIESWLNDKLTQAFASSENYAFVKGDGNGKPRGFCSYPEGHNWGQIEQVSSGQSGAISGDALLAMYYSLKQDYAANAKFVMHRFTVQALRQIKVDSAGSKQYLWQPGLSAGTPDTLLGIPVIQIPDMETMGAGKLVIALGDFKRAYRIVDRMGIRVFRDPYTNKPFVKFYSTKRVGGDVTNYEALKLMRIDI; encoded by the coding sequence ATGGTATTTCAAGAAATACGTGAAAAAATCGATGTACTCGGTCGTGCATGGGAAGAATTTAAACGTGTCAATGATCAGCGTCTAACCGAAATTGAACAACGGGGGAGCGCAGATCCACTGCATCTTGAGCAACTGGATAAAATCAATCAAACGATTGATACTTACCAGGCACGCTTACAGGAATTAGAACAATACGTTGTGCGGCCAATTATGTCGGCGGTATCCGAATTTTCCCATCCACATCAAGGACACCCCAATCACAATGGGCAAGATCCTGCCAGCGCAGAACATAAAAAGGCATTCCATCAGTTCTTGCGTAAAGGGATTGATACCCATCTATCGCACATGGAAAGAAAAGCCTTGTCGACGCAGGTGGATGCAGATGGTGGATATTTGGTTACGCCCAGCATGTCACGTGATGTGGTGCGTCACCTGGTGGAGCTTTCTCCTTTGAGAAGTATCTGCGCGGTCGAAACCATTTCTACCGACAGCCTCGAAGTCATGGAAGATACGGGAGAAGCTGGAGTTGGGTGGACAACAGAAACAACCCTGGTTACAGATGACACCCCTACACCTCATTGGGGTAAGAAAATCATTCCTGTGCATGAAATGTTTGCGCAACCTAAAGCCACACAAAAATTATTGGATGATGCCGCCTTTGACATAGAATCCTGGCTCAATGATAAACTAACTCAGGCCTTTGCCAGCAGTGAGAATTATGCGTTTGTTAAAGGGGATGGTAATGGTAAGCCGCGTGGTTTTTGTTCCTATCCAGAAGGTCATAATTGGGGGCAAATTGAACAGGTATCATCGGGCCAATCTGGTGCAATTTCAGGTGATGCACTTTTGGCGATGTATTATAGCTTAAAGCAGGATTATGCGGCAAACGCGAAATTCGTTATGCACCGTTTTACAGTTCAGGCTTTGCGACAAATAAAGGTTGATTCGGCTGGGTCAAAACAATATTTATGGCAGCCAGGTTTAAGTGCGGGAACTCCAGATACTCTGCTTGGAATTCCGGTTATCCAGATTCCCGATATGGAGACAATGGGTGCTGGAAAATTGGTGATAGCTCTCGGTGATTTCAAACGCGCTTATCGCATTGTTGATAGAATGGGTATTCGGGTGTTCAGAGATCCTTACACCAATAAGCCTTTTGTTAAATTTTATTCAACCAAACGGGTGGGCGGAGATGTCACGAATTACGAAGCATTAAAATTAATGAGAATTGATATTTAA
- a CDS encoding HK97 family phage prohead protease, with amino-acid sequence MEFRSYAPFAMKALGESGIFSGYASVFGIVDAHQDIIEVGAFKETLADNNHSPRVKLLWQHLPEEPIGVLTTLREDGHGLYVEGKLLLSLQRAKEAYALLNAGSIDGLSIGFSINEAFINPQTGIRHITSLWLWEVSLVTFPANPEAAISSFKRQLTLQESAHIQDLTTMIEGLIATIHTPLSF; translated from the coding sequence ATGGAATTCAGATCATACGCACCGTTTGCTATGAAGGCATTAGGCGAATCGGGTATATTTAGTGGCTATGCTAGTGTGTTTGGCATTGTTGATGCGCATCAGGATATTATTGAAGTAGGGGCCTTTAAAGAAACCTTAGCGGATAATAACCATAGCCCTCGCGTTAAATTATTATGGCAACATTTGCCAGAAGAGCCTATCGGTGTGTTGACTACTTTAAGAGAAGATGGTCACGGGTTGTATGTAGAAGGTAAACTCTTATTATCATTGCAGAGGGCAAAGGAAGCCTATGCGCTACTCAATGCTGGATCGATTGATGGATTAAGTATTGGTTTCTCTATTAATGAGGCATTCATTAATCCACAAACCGGTATTCGCCATATCACCTCATTATGGTTATGGGAGGTAAGCCTTGTTACTTTTCCAGCTAATCCTGAGGCGGCTATTTCTTCATTTAAGCGACAATTAACACTCCAAGAATCAGCACACATACAAGACCTCACTACGATGATAGAGGGCTTAATTGCAACCATCCACACACCACTTTCTTTTTAA
- a CDS encoding phage portal protein, with amino-acid sequence MQDMLPAKWSERSYQQFSQEGYIRNVVAHRAIHMIASCASSVPWKLYRCQENQKIHIKAHPLLTLLAHPNPYLSGSEYLEQVYSYRLISGNSFQYMAVSKQKMPIELYALRPDRVEILIQTGGLPAGYRYRCGQNVQDMMIDLKTGLSTCLHWRYFHPLNDWYGLSPIESAAYSIDQHNQSSEWNQSLLQNGARPSGALVVKPMDDGSGGYLTDDQFYRLKNQFEQEYSGSAKAGKPLILEGGLEWHEMGYNPKDMDFLESKHSSAREIALAFGVPPQLLGIPGDNTYSNLAEARLALWEQTILPMIDQLTGHLNRWLVRYFEKDLLLGYDSDSISALAPRRDSIWSRLEKADFLTQNEKREMVGLGIKSGN; translated from the coding sequence ATGCAGGACATGTTGCCAGCGAAATGGAGTGAGCGTTCGTATCAGCAATTTTCTCAAGAAGGATATATACGTAACGTGGTCGCTCATCGTGCCATTCACATGATAGCCTCGTGTGCATCATCCGTTCCGTGGAAACTGTATCGATGCCAGGAGAATCAAAAAATACACATCAAAGCACATCCACTCCTGACATTGTTAGCCCATCCCAATCCTTATCTTTCTGGCAGTGAGTATTTAGAGCAAGTTTATAGTTATCGCTTAATCAGTGGTAATAGTTTTCAATATATGGCTGTTTCAAAACAAAAAATGCCCATTGAACTTTATGCATTAAGGCCAGATCGTGTTGAGATATTAATTCAAACGGGAGGATTGCCGGCTGGTTACCGCTATCGGTGTGGCCAGAATGTGCAGGATATGATGATCGATTTAAAAACAGGTCTTTCAACGTGCCTTCATTGGCGGTATTTCCATCCGCTTAATGATTGGTATGGATTGTCACCGATAGAATCGGCAGCCTACAGTATTGACCAGCATAATCAGTCCAGCGAATGGAACCAATCATTATTGCAAAATGGTGCCAGGCCTTCTGGAGCATTAGTGGTGAAACCAATGGATGACGGATCTGGTGGCTATTTAACAGATGACCAGTTTTATCGCCTTAAAAATCAATTTGAGCAGGAATATAGTGGCTCTGCCAAAGCCGGAAAACCATTGATATTAGAAGGAGGGCTAGAGTGGCACGAGATGGGATATAATCCTAAAGATATGGATTTCCTTGAAAGCAAGCATAGCTCTGCCCGCGAAATTGCCTTGGCTTTTGGCGTTCCGCCGCAATTATTAGGCATTCCAGGTGATAACACGTATAGTAATTTGGCTGAGGCACGGCTGGCATTATGGGAACAAACTATTTTGCCGATGATTGATCAATTAACAGGCCACTTGAACCGTTGGCTGGTGAGGTACTTCGAAAAAGATTTATTGTTAGGTTATGATAGCGACAGTATTAGCGCCCTTGCTCCCCGGCGCGATTCTATCTGGTCACGCTTAGAGAAGGCAGATTTCTTAACGCAAAATGAAAAACGGGAAATGGTGGGCCTGGGGATAAAAAGTGGTAATTAA
- a CDS encoding RDD family protein — MFIKHIRHIPRFMGSHARQVEQTWNQFEHGNLPHGIVCTGFWVRFWAFLFDTLFVYIIWVSIIIALVPLKGHAWVHVSNFLIYGIICQVIYTVALTASPLQATLGKRLLGIYIHQAHSDKPIGLGRSLLRAVAFWLSFFTGVGVMMVGLHHHKQGLHDVIADTVVVYRNS, encoded by the coding sequence ATGTTTATCAAACATATACGGCATATACCCCGCTTTATGGGAAGTCATGCACGGCAGGTGGAGCAGACATGGAATCAGTTCGAGCACGGCAATTTACCGCATGGCATTGTTTGTACTGGGTTTTGGGTTCGTTTCTGGGCTTTTCTATTTGATACGTTATTTGTCTATATCATATGGGTTTCTATAATTATTGCGCTGGTTCCCCTCAAAGGCCATGCCTGGGTACATGTCAGTAATTTTTTAATCTATGGAATTATCTGCCAGGTGATTTATACCGTGGCACTGACTGCGTCGCCTTTGCAGGCAACATTAGGAAAGAGGCTACTGGGTATTTATATCCATCAAGCACATAGTGATAAACCTATCGGTTTGGGACGATCGCTGCTGCGTGCAGTAGCATTTTGGCTTTCATTCTTTACTGGTGTGGGGGTGATGATGGTAGGGTTGCATCATCATAAACAGGGGTTGCATGACGTTATTGCCGATACGGTCGTGGTTTACCGCAACTCTTGA